The genomic segment GGCGAAAAGACCCTCGAGATATACCGTGAGTATGCGATTGACCCGGTTGAGATTCTCGGCACTGCCGATTCGCTCGTCATTGGATATAAGATCAAGGAGTGGAACTATCGCTACTTGATGCTGGGTCCAGTGATGGCGATGGCGCTTGAGGGAATCCACGCCGTAGATGTGGTTCGGAAGCTCATCGGGCACACACTGCCTTTCAAGGCGGCGCCCGGCACGATTCGCGGCGACTTTTCCATCAACGCGCCGGACTTGGCAAATGTCGCGGGAAGTTCCTGCAAGAATCTCGTACATGCTTCGGGTACGATCGAGGAAGCCGAGCAAGAGATCGCCAACTGGTTCAGCCCGACTGAACTGATTGCGTACGAGCGGACGGATAACTTCGTGCATTTCGTCCAAGGAGAATTCACAGACCCCTGAACAGGAAAGGAGTAAGCGCCATGCAGCACGAAACTGCCGACACAGCCGCCACCGCGCCAAAGGGGTTTCAACGCGGCTACGGGTCAGCGCCGCTCGCCGAAGACTTCTCCGGAACTACCCGCTGTCCGGCTGCAGACCATGGCAAGCAGTGTTCCGCCGTCCTCACGTTC from the Parcubacteria group bacterium genome contains:
- a CDS encoding nucleoside-diphosphate kinase (catalyzes the formation of nucleoside triphosphate from ATP and nucleoside diphosphate) translates to MLGERTLVLIKPDAVKRGLIGVICQRFEQAGLKIVACKMVLPTRERLDGHFPTSEEWVRGMGEKTLEIYREYAIDPVEILGTADSLVIGYKIKEWNYRYLMLGPVMAMALEGIHAVDVVRKLIGHTLPFKAAPGTIRGDFSINAPDLANVAGSSCKNLVHASGTIEEAEQEIANWFSPTELIAYERTDNFVHFVQGEFTDP